DNA from Streptomyces luteogriseus:
CGCCACCCTCCTCAGGGATCCCACAACCCCCCTGGCTCCCCGCAGTGAACGTGGGGCCGGGCCTGGACCAATGGTGTAGACCAGTACGGGGAGCTTGGACCAGACCAGAAGGCCTGTCAAGGGTCGCGATACGGCCCTGACCAGCCGTTATGCGACCTACATATGCAGGAACCTTTAAGTAAGAAGCCAGCGAAAACCCGGGTGGACACGGCATACTGCGGGTAGACCACAGCGATTGATGGACTAGACCAAAAGAAGCGCCGACGGTATACAAGTGGGATCGTGTCGGCAGACCCAGCCGGGAAGGCGGAACATGAGCACCGACGTCAGCAGTGCGGAGAACGAGAACGGGGTGCCCGTCCGTACCGCGCGCGTGCCCAAGTACTACCGCCTGAAGAAACACCTGCTCGACATGACGGAGACCCAGGCGCCCGGCACGCCGGTCCCGCCCGAGCGCACCCTGGCGGCGGAGTTCGACACCTCGCGCACCACCGTGCGCCAGGCGCTGCAGGAGCTGGTCGTCGAGGGCCGGCTGGAGCGCATCCAGGGCAAGGGCACGTTCGTCGCCAAGCCCAAGGTCTCGCAGGCGCTGCAACTGACCTCGTACACCGAGGACATGCGCGCCCAGGGCCTGGAACCCACCTCGCAACTGCTGGACATCGGCTACATCACCGCCGACGACCGCCTGGCCGGGCTGCTCGACATCACGCCCGGCGGGCGGGTGCTGCGCATCGAGCGGCTGCGCATGGCCAACGGCGAGCCGATGGCCATCGAGACCACGCACCTGAGCGCGAAGCGCTTCCCGGCGCTGCGGCGCTCGCTGGTGAAGTACACGTCGCTCTACACGGCGCTGGCCGAGGTCTACGACGTCCATCTCGCGGAGGCCGA
Protein-coding regions in this window:
- a CDS encoding GntR family transcriptional regulator, translated to MSTDVSSAENENGVPVRTARVPKYYRLKKHLLDMTETQAPGTPVPPERTLAAEFDTSRTTVRQALQELVVEGRLERIQGKGTFVAKPKVSQALQLTSYTEDMRAQGLEPTSQLLDIGYITADDRLAGLLDITPGGRVLRIERLRMANGEPMAIETTHLSAKRFPALRRSLVKYTSLYTALAEVYDVHLAEAEETIETSLATPREAGLLGTDVGLPMLMLSRHSLDRGGQPVEWVRSVYRGDRYKFVARLKRPAD